One window of Strix aluco isolate bStrAlu1 chromosome 24, bStrAlu1.hap1, whole genome shotgun sequence genomic DNA carries:
- the LOC141934218 gene encoding olfactory receptor 6B1-like codes for MKNQTSINEFILLGFSYGLQVQTLLYLVFLVTYMVTITENAIIIFVVKRNHHLQKPMYYFLGNLSFLEIWYVSVTLPRLLFGFWSQNMTISFSSCMTQLYFFISLMCTECVLLAVMAYDRYLAVCHPLRYPAIMTHKLCFQLSIFSWAGGFSISLVKVSFISRLTFCGPQVINHFFCDISPVLNLSCTDMSLAETVDFALALVILLVPLLIIVFSYCCILSTILCMPSAQGRKKAFSTCTSHFTVVIIFFSATLFMYARPRRIRPFNLSKIVSVFYAVFTPALNPLIYCLRNKEVKEILKKIIGLSCSTHR; via the coding sequence ATGAAGAACCAAACTTCTATCAATGAGTTCATTCTTCTGGGATTTTCCTATGGGCTGCAGGTTCAGACCTTACTTTACCTGGTCTTTCTGGTCACCTACATGGTAACAATCACTGAGAATGCAATCATCATCTTTGTGGTGAAAAGAAATCATCACCTCCAAAAGCCCATGTATTATTTCCTGGGGAACTTGTCCTTCCTGGAGATTTGGTATGTCTCAGTAACATTGCCTAGGCTTTTGTTTGGGTTCTGGTCACAGAACATGACCATCTCATTCTCCAGCTGCATGACCCAGTTATACTTCTTTATCTCCCTTATGTGCACTGAATGTGTCCTCTTGGCTGTAATGGCCTATGACCGCTATTTGGCTGTTTGCCATCCCCTACGCTACCCAGCCATCATGACCCATAAGTTGTGCTTTCAGCTGTCAATTTTCTCATGGGCGGGAGGCTTTTCCATTTCCTTGGTCAAGGTGTCTTTTATTTCACGCCTCACATTTTGTGGCCCACAAGTCATAAACCACTTCTTCTGTGACATCTCTCCAGTCCTGAACCTTTCCTGCACTGACATGTCCCTTGCAGAGACAGTGGACTTTGCATTAGCCTTGGTGATCCTGCTGGTACCTCTCTTGATAATTGTTTTCTCCTATTGCTGTATCTTGTCAACTATCTTGTGTATGCCTTCAgctcagggaaggaaaaaagccttTTCCACTTGTACCTCCCATTTCACTGTAGTCATTATCTTTTTCTCTGCCACTCTCTTTATGTATGCCAGGCCCAGGAGGATCCGTCCATTCAATCTCAGCAAAATAGTGTCTGTCTTTTACGCTGTGTTCACTCCAGCACTGAACCCTCTAATCTATTGTCTGAGGAACAAGGAGGTGAAAGAGATTCTAAAAAAGATCATAGGCCTAAGCTGCTCCACACACCGATAA
- the LOC141933961 gene encoding olfactory receptor 10C1-like yields MIPMNLSEVSEFTLLGFSEVSHLHHLLFVALLSLYILTLMANTVIALIINCDNTLHNPMYFFLTQLSCLDICYLSVIVPKMLENLMVGTIGISRTGCAMQMFFFLFFGVAECFLLAAMSFDRYVAICYPLHYTIIMNSRVCKGLVAGTYICGTAVGLVHTIITFSLPFCGLAINHFFCEIQPLLELLCGNTSPSEIQVIVVAVFAIVGPFLLIIYSYIHIISTILKISSTESQQKAFSTCSSHLLVVTLFYGTASSMYLRPKSSYSASVDKLLSLSYSVVTPLLNPIIYCLRNKEVKGALRKTLGLKENSISNGISAWLV; encoded by the exons ATGATTCCCATGAACCTCAGTGAAGTGAGCGAATTCACACTCCTGGGTTTTTCTGAAGTGTCTCACTTGCATCATTTGCTCTTTGTAGCCTTATTATCTCTTTATATCCTCACCCTGATGGCTAACACAGTGATTGCTCTGATAATAAACTGTGATAACACCCTTCACAACCCCATGTATTTCTTCCTCACTCAGCTGTCCTGTTTGGATATCTGCTATTTGTCAGTCATTGTCCCAAAGATGCTTGAGAATCTAATGGTAGGAACAATAGGTATTTCCAGGACAGGATGTGcaatgcaaatgttttttttccttttctttggagtTGCAGAATGTTTTCTCTTGGCTGCCATGTCATTTGACCGTTATGTGGCAATATGCTACCCCTTGCATTACACTATCATTATGAACAGTAGAGTCTGCAAAGGACTGGTTGCTGGAACTTACATTTGCGGGACTGCTGTAGGCTTAGTGCACACCATCATAACATTCAGCTTACCATTCTGTGGTCTTGCCATCAACCACTTCTTCTGTGAGATTCAACCCCTCTTGGAGCTGCTTTGTGGTAACACTTCACCAAGTGAAATTCAAGTCATTGTGGTGGCTGTCTTTGCTATTGTGGGTCCCTTCTTACTGATCATTTATTCATATATTCACATAATTTCCACAATTCTTAAGATATCATCAACTGAAAGCCAGCAGAAGGCATTTTCCACTTGTTCCTCACACCTTTTAGTTGTGACTCTTTTCTACGGTACAGCAAGCTCCATGTATTTGCGGCCAAAATCCAGCTACTCTGCATCTGTTGATAAGTTGCTCTCACTTTCTTATTCTGTGGTGACTCCTTTATTGAATCCTATTATCTATTGTTTGAGGAATAAGGAGGTAAAAGGAGCTCTCAGAAAAA CCCTTGgcttgaaagaaaacagcatttctaaTGGAATATCAGCATGGCTTGTTTAG